Proteins encoded together in one Micromonospora kangleipakensis window:
- a CDS encoding immune inhibitor A domain-containing protein: protein MGLLGLSLTATGLVAGTTASASPQPKALTTAPSVAEPAQVDHEMPNPLEEKRRALRQEGLSEVLSGKAKAQKINGSTVVKVGRSAAGAAGAVGADARSARAGNGQKDQYVELQREKSDRIFVILAEFGNERHPSYPDKDTDPETPGPTRFDGPLHNQIPAPNRAMDNSTVWQSNYSAEHFRQLYFGTKPGDESLKQYYEAQSSGRYTVDGEVTDWVKVKYNEARYGRSNDPVPDPDPNDPPNPDDDPAVCQDTTCPNTWALVRDAANQWVADQKAKGRSDAEIAADVRSFDQWDRYDVDGDGNFNEPDGYLDHFQIVHSGGDQADGDPLQGEDAIWSHRWYAYGTDIGETGPAGAPLGGTQIGDTGIWIGDYTVQPENGGRSVFYHEYGHDLGLPDDYNTGASGDNSQEHWTLMAQSRVSAKNDAGIGERGADLGAWNKLQLGWLDYETVVPAKQDPQTIDLGREEYNSKKPQAAVVVLPKRTYTFNNGKPAEGTRQYFSGNDDNLNTTMTRTFDFTGKSSASLSMKARYNIENNYDYLYFEASLDAGKTWTALPFKINGTPTTSNGRNALTGDSDTNGDDEADWVDLTVPMDLAAGKVVQFRYHYITDGGVSTGGFYGDAITVTADGQTVLSDGAEAGASDWALNGFSIVEETYTRDFDNFYIAGNRSYVSYDQYLKTGPYYFGYANTRPDYVDHYAYQTGLLITYWNLRYADNNTMPYDKKFNPGGHPGEGRNLNIDSRPKPLYNLTGNAWRARVQIYDAPFSLKKADSFTLHVNSQPQYIRGQAAAPLFDDSKQYWYPELPNHGVKVPVNGIKIRVLKQDGTSMRIRIS from the coding sequence GTGGGTCTGCTCGGGCTTTCACTGACGGCGACGGGGCTGGTGGCGGGCACGACCGCCAGCGCGTCACCGCAGCCCAAGGCACTGACGACCGCACCGTCAGTCGCCGAGCCCGCCCAGGTCGACCACGAGATGCCCAACCCGCTCGAGGAGAAGCGGCGGGCGCTGCGCCAGGAGGGTCTCAGCGAGGTCCTCTCCGGCAAGGCCAAGGCACAGAAGATCAACGGCAGCACGGTCGTCAAGGTCGGCAGGAGCGCCGCCGGCGCGGCCGGCGCAGTCGGCGCCGACGCCCGTTCGGCCCGCGCCGGCAACGGCCAGAAGGACCAGTACGTCGAGCTGCAGCGCGAAAAGTCGGACCGGATCTTCGTGATCCTGGCCGAGTTCGGCAACGAGCGGCACCCGTCCTACCCGGACAAGGACACCGACCCCGAAACCCCCGGGCCGACCCGGTTCGACGGTCCGCTGCACAACCAGATCCCGGCCCCCAACCGGGCGATGGACAACTCCACCGTCTGGCAGTCGAACTACAGCGCGGAGCACTTCCGCCAGCTGTACTTCGGCACCAAGCCGGGCGACGAGTCGCTCAAGCAGTACTACGAGGCCCAGTCGTCCGGCCGGTACACGGTCGACGGCGAGGTCACCGACTGGGTCAAGGTCAAGTACAACGAGGCCCGGTACGGCCGGTCGAACGACCCGGTGCCGGACCCGGACCCGAACGACCCGCCGAACCCGGACGACGACCCGGCGGTCTGCCAGGACACCACCTGCCCGAACACCTGGGCGCTGGTGCGGGACGCCGCCAACCAGTGGGTCGCCGACCAAAAGGCCAAGGGCCGATCCGACGCCGAGATCGCGGCCGACGTGAGGTCCTTCGACCAGTGGGACCGGTACGACGTCGACGGCGACGGCAACTTCAACGAGCCGGACGGCTACCTCGACCACTTCCAGATCGTCCACTCCGGCGGCGACCAGGCCGACGGTGACCCGCTGCAGGGTGAGGACGCCATCTGGAGCCACCGCTGGTACGCCTACGGCACGGACATCGGCGAGACCGGCCCGGCCGGCGCGCCGCTCGGCGGCACCCAGATCGGCGACACCGGCATCTGGATCGGCGACTACACGGTGCAGCCGGAGAACGGCGGCCGGAGCGTCTTCTACCACGAGTACGGCCACGACCTGGGCCTGCCGGACGACTACAACACCGGCGCCAGCGGCGACAACAGCCAGGAGCACTGGACCCTGATGGCCCAGAGCCGGGTCAGCGCCAAGAACGACGCCGGCATCGGCGAGCGCGGCGCCGACCTGGGCGCCTGGAACAAGCTGCAGCTCGGCTGGCTGGACTACGAGACCGTGGTCCCGGCCAAGCAGGACCCGCAGACGATCGACCTGGGCCGGGAGGAGTACAACTCCAAGAAGCCCCAGGCCGCGGTGGTGGTGCTCCCGAAGCGGACCTACACCTTCAACAACGGCAAGCCGGCCGAGGGCACCAGGCAGTACTTCTCCGGCAACGACGACAACCTGAACACCACGATGACCCGGACGTTCGACTTCACCGGGAAGTCCAGCGCGTCGCTGTCGATGAAGGCCCGCTACAACATCGAGAACAACTACGACTACCTGTACTTCGAGGCCTCGCTGGACGCCGGCAAGACCTGGACGGCCCTGCCGTTCAAGATCAACGGCACGCCGACCACCAGCAACGGCCGCAACGCCCTCACCGGTGACAGCGACACCAACGGCGACGACGAGGCCGACTGGGTCGACCTCACCGTCCCGATGGACCTGGCCGCGGGCAAGGTCGTGCAGTTCCGCTACCACTACATCACCGACGGCGGCGTCTCCACCGGCGGCTTCTACGGCGACGCGATCACCGTGACCGCCGACGGGCAGACCGTCCTCTCCGACGGCGCCGAGGCCGGCGCGAGCGACTGGGCCCTCAACGGCTTCAGCATCGTCGAGGAGACCTACACCCGCGACTTCGACAACTTCTACATCGCGGGCAACCGGTCGTACGTCTCGTACGACCAGTACCTGAAGACCGGTCCGTACTACTTCGGCTACGCCAACACGCGGCCGGACTACGTGGACCACTACGCGTACCAGACGGGTCTGCTGATCACCTACTGGAACCTCCGGTACGCGGACAACAACACCATGCCGTACGACAAGAAGTTCAACCCCGGCGGTCACCCGGGTGAGGGTCGGAACCTGAACATCGACTCGCGCCCGAAGCCGCTGTACAACCTGACCGGCAACGCCTGGCGGGCCCGCGTCCAGATCTACGACGCGCCGTTCAGCCTCAAGAAGGCCGACTCGTTCACCCTCCACGTGAACAGCCAGCCGCAGTACATCCGCGGCCAGGCCGCTGCCCCGCTGTTCGACGACAGCAAGCAGTACTGGTACCCGGAGCTGCCG
- a CDS encoding immune inhibitor A domain-containing protein: MALAVAALQLPAAAAPVANDGATQRPANAAAHRQDNRPGPLTKQWIEKRKGALAKVAKGEAEIDEHGNVTVDAETNNVVEVAFEKTDKIFTILAEFGTQSVGRYGTAPGPLHNEIPQPDRSVDNSTTWAADFNTPHYEELFNGSGESMKRYYEDLSSGKYSVTNTVSDWVQVPYNESYYGDNAVEDNGGSWAFIQDSGNAWYQNALKTMTAAEIDSYLAQFDVWDRYDFDNDGNYDESDGYIDHFQAVHAGEGEDAGGGAQGADAIWSHRWYVNQSDYGLTGPTVGDQGNLSGGARIGNSKYWLGDYTTEPENGGLGVFAHEFGHDLGLPDYYDTAGGENGTAFWTLMSSGSWLGHGADANEGIGTTPGLMGPEEKLFLGWLDYRDVNLGQSGTVQLDPAQDANAANAQAIKVNLPSATTSKTYTTPASGQYAWWTGSADHLNESLSHAVPAASRVTVTAKAWYDIESGYDYLYGEYSTDGGTTWTRTGQPVTGSSSGRWTTLRFSYDANGVPTQFRFRYQTDGGVHFAGAFLDDIVAKSGGTTLFTDDVEQTGGWTATGLWQRATGTVSTTADRYYLLENRQYVGYDDTLRTGPYQFSYAYTAPNKVEFFSFRPGLLVWYVDHTVEDNNTSEHPGSGAALPVDARPAPFTYPDGTRPSNRRQPFDATFGTQSVPEMCLHKEVLAGSGKSQTVQTLAACAPANAGIPTFDDSNPTAYYSTANPQSSVKVAGHGVQATVTAESGNILTVSVVNPPAGG; this comes from the coding sequence GTGGCGTTGGCAGTCGCTGCTTTGCAGTTGCCGGCCGCCGCGGCGCCTGTCGCGAACGACGGCGCTACCCAGCGCCCGGCAAACGCCGCTGCCCACCGGCAGGACAACCGCCCCGGCCCGCTCACGAAGCAGTGGATCGAGAAGCGTAAGGGCGCGCTCGCGAAGGTCGCGAAGGGCGAGGCAGAGATCGACGAGCACGGCAACGTCACGGTCGACGCCGAGACGAACAACGTCGTTGAGGTCGCGTTCGAGAAGACCGACAAGATCTTCACCATTCTCGCCGAGTTCGGGACGCAGAGCGTGGGCCGCTACGGCACCGCTCCCGGTCCCCTGCACAACGAGATCCCCCAGCCCGACCGGTCGGTGGACAACTCCACCACCTGGGCCGCCGACTTCAACACCCCCCATTACGAGGAACTCTTCAACGGCTCCGGCGAGTCGATGAAGCGCTACTACGAGGATCTCTCCTCCGGCAAGTACTCGGTGACGAACACCGTCAGCGACTGGGTCCAGGTCCCCTACAACGAGTCCTACTACGGCGACAACGCTGTTGAGGACAACGGCGGCTCGTGGGCGTTCATCCAGGACAGCGGCAACGCCTGGTACCAGAACGCGCTCAAGACCATGACCGCGGCTGAGATCGACTCGTACCTGGCGCAGTTCGACGTCTGGGACCGTTACGACTTCGACAACGACGGCAACTACGACGAGTCGGACGGGTACATCGACCACTTCCAGGCGGTCCACGCCGGTGAAGGCGAGGACGCCGGCGGCGGCGCGCAGGGCGCCGACGCCATCTGGTCGCACCGCTGGTACGTCAACCAGAGCGACTACGGCCTGACCGGCCCGACCGTCGGCGACCAGGGGAACCTGTCCGGCGGTGCCCGGATCGGCAACTCGAAGTACTGGCTCGGCGACTACACCACCGAGCCGGAGAACGGCGGCCTCGGCGTCTTCGCCCACGAGTTCGGCCACGACCTCGGACTGCCGGACTACTACGACACCGCGGGAGGCGAGAACGGCACCGCGTTCTGGACGCTGATGAGCTCCGGCTCGTGGCTCGGCCACGGCGCCGACGCGAACGAGGGCATCGGCACGACGCCCGGGCTGATGGGCCCGGAGGAGAAGCTGTTCCTCGGCTGGCTCGACTACCGCGACGTCAACCTCGGCCAGAGCGGCACCGTCCAGCTCGACCCGGCCCAGGACGCCAACGCCGCCAACGCGCAGGCGATCAAGGTCAACCTGCCGTCCGCGACCACGTCGAAGACGTACACGACGCCCGCTTCGGGGCAGTACGCCTGGTGGACCGGTAGCGCCGACCACTTGAACGAGTCGCTCTCGCACGCCGTACCGGCCGCGTCCCGGGTCACCGTGACGGCGAAGGCGTGGTACGACATCGAGTCCGGCTACGACTACCTGTACGGCGAGTACTCGACCGACGGCGGCACGACCTGGACACGCACCGGCCAGCCGGTCACCGGGTCGTCCAGCGGACGCTGGACCACGCTGCGCTTCTCCTACGACGCCAACGGCGTGCCCACGCAGTTCCGGTTCCGGTACCAGACGGACGGCGGCGTCCACTTCGCCGGCGCGTTCCTCGACGACATCGTCGCCAAGTCCGGCGGCACGACGCTGTTCACCGACGACGTCGAGCAGACCGGTGGGTGGACCGCGACGGGCCTGTGGCAGCGCGCCACAGGCACGGTGTCGACCACGGCCGACCGGTACTACCTGCTCGAGAACCGGCAGTACGTCGGTTACGACGACACCCTGCGCACCGGTCCCTACCAGTTCAGCTACGCCTACACCGCGCCGAACAAGGTCGAGTTCTTCTCGTTCCGGCCCGGCCTGCTGGTCTGGTACGTCGACCACACGGTCGAGGACAACAACACCTCGGAGCACCCGGGTAGCGGCGCCGCGCTTCCGGTGGACGCCCGGCCCGCGCCGTTCACCTACCCCGACGGCACCCGGCCGAGCAACCGTCGCCAGCCGTTCGACGCGACCTTCGGGACCCAGTCGGTGCCGGAGATGTGCCTGCACAAGGAGGTGCTGGCGGGCAGCGGGAAGTCGCAGACCGTCCAGACCCTGGCGGCATGTGCTCCGGCCAACGCCGGTATCCCGACGTTCGACGACAGCAACCCGACGGCGTACTACAGCACTGCGAATCCGCAGAGCAGTGTCAAGGTGGCCGGCCACGGTGTGCAGGCCACGGTCACCGCGGAGTCGGGCAACATCCTGACCGTCAGCGTGGTCAACCCGCCGGCCGGCGGGTGA